A genome region from Arthrobacter sp. SLBN-100 includes the following:
- a CDS encoding phosphoribosyltransferase family protein translates to MFEFLDRTDAGRRLGQRLAGLRGQDVVVLGLPRGGVPVAFEVAKALDAPLDVIVVRKLGVPFQPEVAMGAIGEGNARVLDANVISLARVTEEDLTTVERKERQLLEQRLARYRQGRSRLELHGRTAIVVDDGIATGSTARVACQVARKLGAGRVILAVPVAPARTVASFTEADDVVCLAAPRDFQAVGYYYHDFSPTEDNEVVRLLDTAARSLHPDQGQGDQGEGAEEEVEIAGGRVRLRGSLYRPAGCEGIVIFAHGSGSSRHSPRNRFVASVLHDAGLGTLLLDLLTPAEEVNRANVFDIALLAQRLGSATRWLEMQQDGWPGQIGYFGASTGAGAALWAAADPEVRIAAVVSRGGRPDLARARLGAVRAPTLLIVGGADTQVLAVNRQALELLRAPARLEIIPGATHLFEEPGTLARVATLASGWFSRYLLPSRHGENVRGLPR, encoded by the coding sequence ATGTTCGAGTTTCTGGACAGGACCGACGCCGGCCGGCGGCTGGGACAACGTCTGGCCGGTCTGCGGGGTCAGGACGTGGTGGTTCTGGGGCTGCCCCGCGGCGGTGTTCCGGTGGCCTTTGAGGTGGCGAAAGCGCTGGATGCTCCGCTGGACGTGATTGTGGTGCGGAAACTGGGGGTTCCGTTTCAGCCGGAGGTTGCCATGGGCGCCATCGGGGAGGGCAATGCCCGTGTCCTCGACGCGAACGTCATATCGCTGGCCCGCGTCACCGAAGAGGATCTGACGACGGTTGAACGGAAGGAACGCCAGCTTCTGGAGCAGCGCCTGGCCCGGTACCGTCAGGGCAGGAGTCGCCTGGAACTGCACGGGCGTACGGCCATTGTGGTGGACGATGGCATCGCCACCGGTTCCACGGCCAGGGTCGCCTGCCAGGTGGCCCGGAAGCTCGGCGCGGGCCGGGTGATCCTGGCGGTGCCTGTCGCGCCCGCCCGGACGGTGGCCTCGTTCACGGAAGCAGACGACGTCGTATGCCTGGCTGCACCGCGGGATTTCCAGGCAGTGGGGTACTACTATCACGACTTTTCGCCCACGGAGGATAACGAAGTAGTGCGGTTGCTCGACACCGCCGCCCGCTCATTGCACCCTGACCAGGGGCAAGGTGACCAGGGCGAGGGGGCCGAGGAGGAGGTGGAGATTGCCGGAGGGCGGGTGCGGCTTCGGGGCAGCCTGTACCGCCCCGCGGGGTGCGAAGGCATCGTAATTTTCGCCCACGGCAGCGGCAGCAGCAGGCACAGCCCGCGGAACCGGTTCGTGGCCTCGGTCCTTCATGACGCTGGCCTGGGTACGCTCTTGCTCGACCTGCTGACTCCGGCGGAGGAAGTCAACCGGGCCAATGTGTTCGATATCGCCCTGCTGGCACAGCGACTCGGTTCCGCAACCCGCTGGCTTGAGATGCAGCAGGACGGGTGGCCTGGCCAAATCGGTTACTTCGGGGCCAGCACGGGTGCGGGGGCAGCTCTCTGGGCCGCAGCCGATCCGGAGGTCCGGATCGCCGCCGTCGTGTCCCGGGGAGGCCGCCCGGACCTGGCCCGCGCCCGCCTCGGGGCCGTGCGGGCCCCCACCCTGCTGATCGTGGGCGGCGCGGACACCCAAGTGCTTGCCGTGAACCGGCAGGCCTTGGAGCTGCTGCGGGCCCCTGCCCGGCTGGAAATCATTCCCGGGGCCACCCACCTCTTTGAAGAACCGGGAACGTTGGCCCGGGTAGCCACCTTGGCCAGCGGCTGGTTTAGTCGCTACCTCCTGCCGTCCAGGCACGGGGAAAATGTGCGGGGGCTACCGCGGTGA
- a CDS encoding pyridoxamine 5'-phosphate oxidase family protein — MENDERPGTVLSDDDSWRVLNRCRHGRLAVSVSGDPDIYPINFIAHDGVLLMRTNPGTKLAELTVNEKVAFEVDEVTDDEAWSVVVKGTARVIESQSEIDEADKLPLKPWIPTRKYTYVEVTPARIHGRHFELGEEPERY, encoded by the coding sequence ATGGAAAATGACGAACGGCCCGGGACGGTGCTGTCCGACGATGACTCGTGGAGGGTGCTCAACCGATGCCGGCATGGCCGACTGGCCGTCAGCGTTTCGGGCGACCCTGACATCTATCCCATCAACTTCATCGCACACGACGGGGTCCTGCTTATGCGCACGAACCCTGGGACCAAGCTGGCCGAACTGACGGTGAATGAAAAGGTGGCCTTTGAAGTGGACGAGGTCACTGACGACGAGGCCTGGAGTGTGGTGGTCAAGGGTACGGCAAGAGTGATCGAGTCTCAGTCTGAGATAGATGAAGCGGACAAACTGCCGCTCAAGCCCTGGATCCCGACGCGCAAGTACACCTATGTGGAAGTCACCCCTGCACGCATCCATGGGCGCCACTTTGAATTGGGCGAGGAACCAGAGCGGTACTGA
- the acsA gene encoding acetate--CoA ligase produces the protein MTAETKRPTHWPVITKETGSLPVRPNLADYEAGCAAFTWDQARQALAGLPGGRGLNIAYEAVDRHAAGERAGKEALRFVRANGSIRSLSYAELAMHTSRFASVLRGLGIGRGDRVFSLLGRSPELYIAVLGTFKNASVFCPLFSAFGPEPVKQRLHLGAGRVLVTTRALYRKKVAPIRDSLPALRFVLLVDAGGNPEPDTLDLAGLLQSAPPDQAIAATQPEDMALLHFTSGTTGTPKGAIHVHDAVTAHHATGYFALDLHPDDIYWCTADPGWVTGTSYGIIAPLVHGVTAVVDEEELDVDRWYRILAEHRVTVWYTAPTALRMLMKAGAERAAGHDLSALRFVASVGEPLNPEVVVWGRDVLGLPVHDNWWQTETGGIMIANYASMPIRPGSMGRPLPGIEAVLVARDAQGKPVIHDGEAALITEPDALGELALRPGWPSMFRGYLNEEERYQRCFAGGWYLTGDLAKRDEDGYFWFVGRGDDVIKSSGHLIGPFEVESCLMEHPAVAEAGVIGVPDPVAGEVVKAFVELRPGREPSEELRLEIIGFARKRLGAAVAPRLLDFTTNLPRTRSGKILRRLLKSRELGLPEGDLSTLETAAGLPL, from the coding sequence ATGACAGCTGAAACCAAACGGCCCACGCACTGGCCCGTCATCACAAAGGAAACAGGGTCCTTGCCGGTGAGGCCCAACCTGGCCGATTATGAGGCAGGCTGCGCGGCCTTCACGTGGGATCAAGCGCGGCAGGCTTTGGCCGGACTCCCTGGGGGCCGGGGCCTGAACATCGCCTATGAGGCGGTGGACCGACACGCCGCGGGCGAACGCGCCGGAAAGGAAGCGCTGCGCTTCGTTCGGGCAAACGGGAGCATCCGGTCCCTGAGCTACGCCGAGCTTGCCATGCACACCAGCAGGTTCGCCTCCGTCCTGCGGGGATTAGGAATCGGACGAGGTGACCGCGTGTTCTCGCTCCTGGGGCGGAGCCCGGAACTCTACATTGCTGTCCTCGGAACTTTCAAGAATGCCAGCGTCTTCTGCCCGCTGTTCTCCGCCTTCGGCCCGGAACCGGTAAAGCAGAGGCTGCATCTCGGAGCCGGGCGTGTCCTGGTCACCACCAGGGCACTGTACCGCAAGAAAGTCGCCCCCATCCGGGATTCCCTGCCCGCGCTCCGCTTTGTCCTGCTGGTGGACGCCGGGGGAAACCCTGAGCCGGACACCCTGGACCTCGCCGGACTTCTGCAGTCGGCACCGCCGGATCAGGCCATTGCGGCCACGCAGCCCGAGGACATGGCCCTGCTGCACTTCACGAGCGGGACCACCGGCACGCCGAAGGGCGCCATCCATGTCCACGACGCCGTCACCGCCCACCACGCCACGGGCTACTTCGCCCTGGACCTGCACCCGGACGATATCTACTGGTGTACCGCCGATCCGGGGTGGGTGACCGGAACGTCCTACGGAATCATTGCCCCGCTGGTACACGGGGTCACTGCGGTGGTGGACGAAGAGGAACTGGACGTGGACCGCTGGTACCGGATCCTCGCCGAACACCGCGTCACCGTCTGGTACACCGCTCCCACGGCATTGCGCATGCTGATGAAGGCCGGGGCGGAAAGGGCGGCAGGACATGATCTGTCCGCGCTGCGGTTTGTTGCAAGCGTGGGCGAGCCGCTGAATCCCGAGGTTGTTGTATGGGGGCGGGACGTGCTGGGCCTGCCGGTGCACGACAATTGGTGGCAAACCGAGACCGGCGGGATCATGATTGCCAACTATGCCTCGATGCCGATCCGTCCCGGCTCCATGGGACGTCCGCTCCCCGGCATTGAGGCAGTGCTGGTGGCCCGGGATGCCCAGGGAAAGCCTGTCATCCACGACGGCGAGGCCGCCCTCATCACGGAACCGGATGCCCTGGGGGAACTGGCGCTGCGGCCTGGCTGGCCCTCCATGTTCCGTGGCTACCTCAACGAGGAGGAGCGCTACCAGCGTTGCTTCGCCGGCGGCTGGTACCTGACGGGGGACCTCGCAAAGCGCGACGAGGACGGGTACTTCTGGTTCGTGGGGCGCGGCGACGATGTCATCAAGTCTTCGGGCCACCTGATCGGTCCCTTCGAAGTGGAAAGCTGCCTGATGGAGCACCCTGCAGTGGCCGAGGCAGGCGTGATTGGCGTTCCCGATCCCGTGGCCGGGGAAGTGGTCAAGGCGTTTGTTGAGCTCCGGCCGGGCCGGGAACCCTCTGAGGAGCTCAGGCTGGAAATCATTGGCTTCGCCCGGAAGCGGCTCGGGGCTGCAGTTGCCCCGAGGCTGCTCGACTTCACCACAAACCTTCCCAGGACGCGGAGTGGAAAGATCCTCCGCCGCCTCCTGAAGTCGCGCGAACTGGGCCTTCCGGAGGGGGACCTTTCAACGCTCGAAACTGCGGCGGGCCTGCCGCTATGA
- a CDS encoding CU044_2847 family protein, with protein sequence MTEVLRYEVGSGTVLVEVDDNSYGVDHPARNEQGILDVGRRLEDALASVRPAALAVMEAMAELTPEQVEIEFGVKLAGDAGALIAKGTQDAHFVLRMSWTPGQAPLHGEETLQDR encoded by the coding sequence ATGACTGAGGTACTGCGGTATGAAGTAGGTTCCGGGACTGTCCTCGTTGAGGTTGACGACAACAGCTACGGGGTGGACCATCCAGCCCGGAATGAACAAGGGATCCTGGATGTGGGCCGGCGCCTCGAAGACGCACTTGCCAGCGTCCGCCCGGCTGCACTTGCAGTGATGGAGGCGATGGCGGAGTTAACCCCGGAACAGGTGGAGATTGAATTCGGGGTGAAACTGGCCGGGGATGCGGGGGCGTTAATTGCCAAGGGCACGCAGGACGCCCACTTCGTCCTGCGGATGTCCTGGACCCCGGGGCAGGCCCCCCTGCACGGCGAGGAAACTCTCCAGGACAGGTGA
- a CDS encoding nitrate reductase subunit alpha — MAEERFVPGFDGAASDAMLKLGRFFTKWDQTDDGRAVFREGGRKGDIFYRDRWSHDKVVRSTHGVNCTGSCSWKVYVKDGIITWESQQTDYPSVGPDSPEYEPRGCPRGAAFSWYTYSPTRVRFPYARGVLVEMYREAKSRLGDPVLAFADIVRDPERRRRYQQARGKGGLVRVSWQEAIEIAAAAHVNTIKAYGPDRCAGFSPIPAMSMVSHAVGTRFIQLIGGVMTSFYDWYADLPVASPQVFGDQTDVPESGDWWDAGYLMMWGSNVPVTRTPDAHWMAEVRYRGTKVVTVSPDYADNTKFADEWLPAQAGTDAALAMAMGHVMLKEFFVDREVPFFSDYVRQYTDLPFLVRLERNDDGGLTPSKFLTAKDLPAESGAEDAAFRTVLFDKKSGLPAVPNGSMGFRYSGSGEGKWNLDLEGIEPALSLGEVSGESAEVLLPCFEDAGGAGSVLRRGVPVIEVEGQLVTTVFDLMLAQYGVGREGLPGEWAAGYDDASTPYTPAWQEEITSVPAQACVRVAREFARNAEESKGRSMIIMGAGICQWFHGDTTYRAVLALVMLTGCMGRNGGGWAHYVGQEKTRPATGWVSLANALDWSRPPRTMIGTGYWYMHTDQWRQDGYSTDALKSPLSTGALDGMHTADALAQSARLGWMPFYPQFDRNPLDLADEAEAAVAAGTAKDTPTYIADALKNRTLNPAIEDVDAPENWPRTLVLWRSNLFGSSAKGNEYFLRNLLGTHNNVLGKDHAEGLKPRDVKWHEQAPEGKLDLLVSADFRMTSTTLLSDVVFPAATWYEKHDLSSTDMHPFVHAFTPAIDPPWETKTDFDTFHLLAQEFSRLAKTHLGVRRDLVSVPLQHDTPSQLAQPGGIVRDWRDTSIPAVPGQNMPTFSVVERDYTAIADKLAAIGPLADKLGFTVKNVTYKLAGPLDRLSRSNGVMFGGAADGRPAIDTDAKMAEAILAFSGTTNGTLSVQGFKDLEIRTGRKLADLSEGSEEKFITFAQTQAGPVPVITSPEWSGSETGGRRYAPFTINVDRLKPWHTLTGRMHFFLDHDWMIDIGEALPIYRPPLDMHRLFGEPKLGGNGELEVVVRYLTPHSKWSIHSEYQDNLLMLSLSRGGPTVWMSPADAESIKVRDNDWVECLNINGVLVARAIVSHRMPAGVVYVHHAQERTIDVPKSEATGRRGGIHNSVTRLLVKPSHLIGGYAQLAYAFNYLGPTGNQRDMVATVRRRSQEVQY, encoded by the coding sequence ATGGCTGAGGAACGTTTTGTCCCGGGGTTCGATGGAGCCGCCTCGGATGCGATGTTGAAGCTGGGGCGTTTCTTCACGAAATGGGACCAGACCGACGACGGCAGGGCGGTGTTCCGGGAGGGCGGCCGGAAGGGCGATATTTTCTACCGTGATCGGTGGAGCCACGACAAGGTAGTCCGCTCCACTCACGGTGTGAACTGCACGGGCTCCTGTTCCTGGAAGGTGTACGTCAAGGACGGCATCATCACTTGGGAATCCCAGCAGACGGACTATCCCTCCGTGGGTCCGGACAGCCCGGAATACGAACCGCGGGGGTGCCCGCGAGGGGCGGCATTCTCTTGGTACACCTATTCGCCCACGCGCGTCCGCTTCCCCTATGCCCGGGGCGTCCTCGTCGAAATGTACCGCGAAGCCAAGTCCAGGCTCGGTGACCCGGTGCTGGCCTTCGCCGACATCGTCCGGGACCCGGAACGCCGACGCCGCTACCAGCAGGCCCGCGGCAAGGGCGGCCTGGTGCGGGTCTCTTGGCAGGAAGCCATCGAAATTGCAGCCGCCGCACACGTCAACACCATCAAGGCCTACGGGCCGGACCGCTGCGCGGGCTTCTCGCCCATTCCTGCAATGTCGATGGTCTCGCACGCGGTCGGGACCCGCTTCATCCAGCTGATCGGCGGGGTGATGACGTCCTTCTACGACTGGTACGCCGACCTTCCTGTGGCCAGCCCGCAGGTCTTCGGAGACCAGACTGACGTCCCGGAATCCGGCGACTGGTGGGACGCGGGTTACCTCATGATGTGGGGCTCCAACGTCCCCGTCACCCGGACCCCGGACGCGCACTGGATGGCCGAGGTGAGGTACCGCGGCACCAAGGTGGTGACGGTTAGCCCGGACTACGCGGACAACACGAAGTTCGCGGACGAATGGCTCCCCGCCCAGGCCGGAACCGACGCCGCGCTGGCCATGGCCATGGGGCACGTGATGCTCAAGGAGTTCTTCGTCGACCGCGAGGTTCCGTTCTTTTCGGACTACGTCCGCCAGTACACGGACCTGCCGTTCCTGGTACGGCTGGAAAGGAACGACGACGGCGGGCTGACGCCGTCGAAATTTCTTACCGCCAAGGACCTCCCGGCCGAGTCCGGGGCTGAGGATGCGGCGTTCCGCACCGTACTGTTCGACAAGAAGAGCGGCCTCCCGGCCGTGCCCAACGGCTCCATGGGGTTCCGCTATTCGGGCAGCGGCGAGGGCAAATGGAACTTGGACCTCGAGGGGATCGAGCCCGCACTTTCGTTGGGCGAGGTCTCCGGGGAAAGCGCCGAGGTCCTACTGCCGTGCTTCGAAGACGCCGGCGGCGCCGGAAGTGTGCTCCGGCGCGGCGTTCCCGTCATCGAGGTGGAAGGCCAACTGGTCACCACCGTATTCGACCTGATGCTGGCGCAGTACGGGGTTGGCCGCGAAGGGCTCCCAGGCGAGTGGGCCGCAGGCTACGACGACGCCTCCACTCCGTACACCCCGGCCTGGCAGGAGGAGATCACGTCCGTCCCGGCGCAGGCCTGCGTCCGGGTGGCCCGCGAGTTTGCCCGCAACGCCGAAGAGTCCAAGGGCCGGTCGATGATCATCATGGGGGCCGGTATCTGCCAGTGGTTCCATGGCGACACCACCTACCGGGCCGTGCTGGCCCTCGTGATGCTGACGGGCTGCATGGGCCGCAACGGGGGCGGCTGGGCGCATTACGTGGGCCAGGAAAAGACCCGGCCCGCCACCGGCTGGGTGTCCCTGGCCAATGCCCTGGACTGGTCCCGGCCACCGCGGACGATGATCGGCACCGGCTACTGGTACATGCACACAGACCAGTGGCGGCAGGACGGCTACTCCACAGATGCGCTGAAATCCCCGCTCTCCACCGGAGCCCTGGACGGCATGCACACCGCAGACGCGTTGGCCCAGTCTGCGCGGCTCGGCTGGATGCCGTTCTACCCGCAGTTCGACCGCAATCCGCTGGACCTCGCCGACGAGGCGGAGGCCGCCGTCGCCGCCGGAACCGCGAAGGACACCCCCACTTACATCGCGGACGCGCTCAAGAACCGCACCCTGAACCCGGCGATAGAGGACGTGGACGCCCCGGAGAACTGGCCACGGACCCTCGTGCTGTGGCGCTCCAACCTGTTCGGCTCGTCAGCCAAAGGCAACGAGTACTTCCTCCGCAACCTGCTGGGAACCCACAACAACGTCCTGGGCAAAGACCACGCCGAAGGGCTCAAGCCCAGGGACGTGAAATGGCATGAGCAGGCACCGGAAGGAAAGCTGGACCTGCTGGTCTCCGCCGACTTCCGGATGACCTCCACCACGCTGCTGTCCGACGTCGTATTCCCGGCCGCCACCTGGTACGAGAAGCACGACCTGTCCTCCACCGACATGCACCCCTTCGTGCACGCCTTCACCCCCGCGATCGACCCGCCATGGGAGACGAAGACGGATTTTGACACCTTTCACCTTCTGGCCCAGGAATTCTCCCGGCTGGCCAAGACCCACCTGGGCGTCCGCCGGGACCTGGTCAGCGTGCCCCTGCAGCACGACACCCCCAGCCAGCTCGCCCAGCCCGGCGGGATCGTCCGGGACTGGCGGGACACATCCATCCCCGCGGTGCCGGGGCAGAACATGCCCACCTTTTCCGTCGTGGAACGGGACTACACCGCCATCGCCGACAAGCTCGCCGCCATCGGGCCGCTGGCTGACAAGCTGGGCTTCACGGTCAAAAACGTCACTTACAAACTCGCCGGTCCCCTGGACCGGCTCAGCCGCTCCAATGGCGTGATGTTCGGCGGAGCCGCGGACGGCCGCCCCGCGATCGATACCGACGCGAAAATGGCAGAGGCCATACTGGCCTTCTCCGGCACCACCAACGGCACCCTCTCCGTGCAGGGCTTCAAGGACCTGGAAATCCGCACCGGCCGGAAACTCGCGGACCTTTCAGAGGGCTCCGAGGAAAAGTTCATCACCTTCGCCCAGACGCAGGCCGGCCCGGTCCCCGTGATCACGTCACCGGAATGGTCCGGCTCCGAAACCGGGGGTCGCCGCTACGCCCCGTTCACCATCAACGTCGACCGGCTCAAGCCCTGGCACACCCTGACGGGGCGGATGCACTTCTTCCTGGACCACGACTGGATGATCGACATCGGTGAGGCGCTGCCGATCTACCGGCCGCCCTTGGACATGCACCGGCTCTTCGGCGAACCCAAACTCGGCGGCAACGGGGAGCTGGAAGTCGTGGTCCGCTACCTGACGCCGCACTCCAAGTGGTCCATCCACTCGGAATACCAGGACAACCTGCTGATGCTCTCCCTCTCCCGGGGAGGGCCCACCGTGTGGATGAGTCCGGCCGACGCCGAGTCCATCAAGGTCAGGGACAACGACTGGGTGGAGTGCCTGAACATCAACGGCGTCCTGGTGGCCCGGGCGATCGTGAGCCACCGCATGCCGGCCGGAGTGGTCTACGTCCACCACGCGCAAGAGCGCACCATCGATGTGCCGAAGTCCGAGGCCACCGGAAGGCGGGGCGGCATCCATAACTCCGTGACCCGGCTGCTGGTCAAACCCTCGCACCTGATCGGCGGCTACGCCCAACTGGCCTACGCGTTCAATTACCTTGGCCCCACCGGGAACCAGCGCGACATGGTTGCCACCGTCCGCCGCCGTTCCCAGGAGGTGCAGTACTGA
- a CDS encoding erythromycin esterase family protein, translating to MSGGTGRPSSARGQELEEIRALGQPLQPAEGQLDGVVELCAAARFACLGEASHGTQEYYHWRAVLSRRLIEEHGYSWIGVEGDWPDCWRINRWIRGQGDQELDARQVLAGFERWPTWMWANQEVAAFLTWLREWNLGQPENKRTGFYGLDVYSLWDSLREIFGWLSTNAPDAVPAALGAWQCFVPFTEDPQRYASSTRLVPHSCEADVVALLAAVHRKTLGQVEDDPAAFDAVQNAIVAANAERYYRTMIRADRQSWNIRDHHMSDTIDRLARHHGPGSKGVVWAHNTHIGDARATDMALDGMVNIGQLMRQRHHGSVVLGFSSFNGSVTAARSWGAPEQAMDVPDALPGSHEDLLHSALEGPSTLVFGAGRADRWLSSWRGHRAIGVVYNPRRERGNYVPTVMGRRYDALLWFPQTSALRPLHHEHLPTEPEFETEPTGF from the coding sequence GTGAGCGGCGGAACAGGGCGTCCATCCTCTGCCCGCGGGCAGGAGCTGGAAGAGATTCGAGCCCTGGGCCAGCCGCTGCAGCCGGCAGAAGGCCAACTCGACGGCGTAGTCGAGTTGTGCGCCGCCGCACGCTTCGCCTGTCTTGGCGAGGCTTCGCACGGCACGCAGGAGTATTACCACTGGCGGGCCGTGCTCAGCCGCCGCCTCATCGAAGAGCACGGATACAGCTGGATCGGGGTGGAAGGTGACTGGCCGGACTGCTGGCGCATCAATCGCTGGATCCGCGGCCAAGGCGACCAGGAACTCGACGCGCGGCAAGTACTGGCCGGCTTTGAACGGTGGCCCACTTGGATGTGGGCAAACCAAGAGGTGGCAGCGTTCCTTACCTGGCTGCGCGAATGGAACCTGGGCCAGCCGGAAAACAAGCGTACGGGCTTCTACGGCCTGGATGTCTACTCCCTTTGGGATTCCCTGCGGGAAATCTTCGGTTGGCTCAGTACCAATGCGCCCGATGCCGTGCCCGCAGCCCTGGGTGCCTGGCAGTGCTTTGTACCCTTCACGGAGGACCCCCAGCGTTATGCTTCGAGTACACGCCTGGTCCCACACTCCTGTGAGGCGGACGTTGTGGCGCTCCTCGCGGCAGTGCACCGGAAAACCCTCGGTCAGGTGGAGGACGATCCTGCAGCTTTTGACGCCGTGCAGAACGCCATCGTCGCGGCTAATGCTGAACGCTACTACCGCACAATGATCCGCGCTGACAGGCAATCCTGGAACATCCGTGACCATCACATGAGCGACACCATCGACCGCCTGGCACGCCATCACGGTCCCGGCTCAAAGGGAGTCGTCTGGGCCCACAACACGCATATAGGTGACGCCAGGGCCACCGATATGGCATTGGACGGGATGGTCAACATCGGCCAGCTGATGCGCCAGCGCCATCACGGGTCGGTAGTCCTAGGGTTCTCGTCCTTTAACGGGTCCGTTACGGCCGCACGGTCCTGGGGAGCCCCGGAACAGGCCATGGACGTCCCGGATGCCCTGCCCGGCAGCCACGAAGACCTCCTTCATAGTGCGCTCGAAGGCCCGTCCACACTGGTATTCGGCGCGGGCCGGGCGGACCGCTGGCTCTCTTCCTGGCGCGGCCACCGGGCAATCGGGGTGGTTTACAATCCGCGCCGCGAGAGGGGCAATTACGTACCCACCGTCATGGGCAGGCGCTATGACGCGTTGTTGTGGTTCCCGCAGACATCGGCGCTGCGGCCGCTCCACCATGAGCACCTGCCCACTGAACCTGAATTTGAAACCGAGCCGACAGGTTTCTAA
- the pdhA gene encoding pyruvate dehydrogenase (acetyl-transferring) E1 component subunit alpha → MSPLLDTALPDPAHSRHLLQQMLRVRRLEEKCVELYSAARIRGFLHVYIGEEAVAAGVIETLAAEDAVVATYREHGHALLRGVSAGAILAEMYGRAEGCCRGRGGSMHLFDATTRFYGGNAIVAGGLPLAVGLALADKMAGRRRVTACFFGEGAVAEGEFHESLNLAALWQLPVLFCCENNLYAMGTALARSESQTDMALKAAAYEIPAWSVDGMDVLAVEEASRRAVDGVRSGGGPHFLELRTYRFRAHSMFDPELYREKSEVAQWMERDPIRLLQAAMETAGQLPEEQWAALQADVDAEITDAVAFAEAGTLEPVEDLTRFVTSQPGSELTSRAASDHNRARSAEGRAG, encoded by the coding sequence ATGAGCCCCCTACTCGACACGGCCCTTCCGGACCCGGCCCATTCGCGTCATCTCCTGCAGCAGATGCTGCGGGTGCGCCGGCTCGAGGAAAAGTGTGTTGAACTCTACAGCGCCGCCAGGATCCGCGGGTTCCTCCACGTCTACATCGGTGAAGAAGCCGTAGCGGCCGGGGTGATAGAAACCCTCGCAGCCGAGGACGCGGTAGTGGCCACGTACCGGGAGCACGGACACGCCCTCCTCAGGGGCGTGTCCGCCGGAGCCATCCTGGCTGAAATGTACGGCCGGGCCGAAGGATGCTGCCGCGGCAGAGGAGGCTCAATGCACCTGTTTGACGCCACCACGAGGTTCTATGGCGGAAACGCGATCGTAGCCGGCGGGCTGCCACTCGCCGTCGGACTCGCCCTGGCCGACAAGATGGCGGGCCGGCGCAGGGTGACGGCATGCTTCTTTGGGGAGGGTGCGGTGGCTGAAGGGGAGTTCCACGAAAGCCTGAACCTGGCTGCACTGTGGCAGCTTCCCGTGCTCTTCTGCTGTGAAAACAACCTGTATGCCATGGGCACGGCACTGGCCCGCTCCGAGTCCCAGACCGACATGGCGTTGAAGGCCGCAGCCTATGAGATTCCTGCCTGGAGCGTTGACGGAATGGACGTCCTTGCCGTGGAGGAGGCTTCCCGGAGGGCTGTGGATGGGGTCCGCTCCGGCGGCGGCCCCCATTTCCTGGAGCTGCGCACCTACCGCTTCCGGGCTCACTCAATGTTCGATCCGGAGCTGTACCGGGAGAAGTCGGAGGTGGCCCAGTGGATGGAGCGCGACCCCATCCGCCTGCTCCAGGCCGCCATGGAGACGGCAGGCCAACTGCCTGAGGAGCAATGGGCCGCGCTGCAGGCGGACGTCGACGCCGAGATAACGGACGCCGTCGCATTCGCCGAGGCGGGCACCCTCGAACCTGTGGAGGACCTCACCCGTTTCGTGACCAGCCAACCTGGCAGCGAACTGACCAGCCGCGCCGCCAGCGACCACAACAGGGCCAGGTCGGCGGAAGGCAGGGCGGGATGA